Proteins from one Flammeovirgaceae bacterium genomic window:
- a CDS encoding shikimate kinase: protein MKVFLIGLPGSGKSTLGRAVAHLLRRPFVDLDGEIVKGEGKSVHQIFGSLGEAPFRKIEKHYLEKWCARPGPFIMATGGGAPCHFNNMELINETGTSIFLDVRPEVIALRMLGMELAKRPLFAGQDATTIQGRVQKMREERLPYYAQARIVLSGERLTAQAIAEEVLALEA, encoded by the coding sequence ATGAAGGTTTTTTTAATAGGGTTGCCCGGCAGTGGCAAGTCCACGCTGGGCAGGGCAGTGGCCCATCTCCTAAGACGGCCGTTTGTGGATCTTGACGGGGAAATTGTAAAGGGCGAGGGCAAATCGGTGCATCAAATCTTTGGAAGCCTTGGTGAGGCCCCGTTCAGGAAAATAGAAAAACATTACCTGGAAAAATGGTGTGCCCGCCCCGGTCCATTTATCATGGCCACAGGCGGTGGGGCCCCTTGCCATTTCAACAACATGGAATTGATCAACGAAACAGGCACCAGTATCTTTTTGGATGTGCGCCCCGAAGTGATCGCCCTCCGCATGCTGGGCATGGAATTGGCCAAGCGGCCGCTCTTTGCCGGACAGGACGCCACCACCATCCAGGGCAGGGTACAAAAGATGCGGGAAGAACGGCTCCCCTATTATGCCCAGGCGCGTATAGTGCTGTCCGGGGAACGGCTGACCGCACAAGCCATAGCGGAAGAAGTGCTGGCCCTCGAGGCCTAG
- a CDS encoding proline--tRNA ligase encodes MGKEITSRDEDYSQWYIDLVKKADLAENSDVRGCMVIKPYGYSIWESMQQGLDKMFKDTGHVNAYFPLFIPKSFLAREASHVEGFAKECAIVTHYRLKNAEDGSGVVVDPDAKLEEELIVRPTSETVIWNSYKRWVQSYRDLPLLINQWANVVRWEMRTRLFLRTAEFLWQEGHTAHATSKEAEKETLLILDVYADFVENHMALPVVKGKKSEGEKFPGAVDTYCIEALMQDGKALQAGTSHFLGQNFAKAFDVQFTGKDGKLDYVWGTSWGVSTRLIGGLIMAHSDDDGLVLPPKLAPIHVVIVPIFKTEGELEKITEKVEALSSELRKKGYSVKYDDRDTHKPGFKFAEYELKGVPIRLAMGARDLGNGTIEMARRDTKEKKVVPFDQVAALIPPLLDEIQANIYQKALKFREGKTTRVDSYEDFKKLLEEKGGFFLAHWDGTKETEAAIKEETKATIRCIPLDSPEEEGKCMYSGKPSKRRVLFARAY; translated from the coding sequence ATGGGCAAAGAGATAACCTCCCGGGACGAAGATTACTCCCAGTGGTACATTGATTTAGTAAAAAAAGCTGACCTGGCGGAGAATTCGGATGTCAGGGGTTGTATGGTGATAAAGCCCTATGGGTACAGCATTTGGGAATCCATGCAGCAGGGGCTGGACAAGATGTTCAAGGACACCGGCCACGTGAACGCCTACTTTCCGCTTTTCATACCCAAGTCATTTTTGGCCAGGGAGGCCAGCCACGTGGAGGGCTTTGCCAAGGAATGCGCCATCGTGACCCATTACCGGCTAAAAAATGCCGAAGACGGCTCGGGCGTGGTGGTAGACCCTGATGCAAAGTTGGAAGAAGAGTTGATCGTGCGGCCCACTTCCGAAACGGTGATATGGAACAGCTACAAGAGGTGGGTCCAATCCTATCGGGATTTGCCGTTATTGATCAACCAGTGGGCCAATGTGGTGAGGTGGGAGATGCGCACCCGGCTTTTTTTAAGGACGGCCGAATTTTTATGGCAGGAAGGGCACACCGCGCATGCCACTTCCAAAGAGGCCGAAAAAGAGACCTTGTTGATCCTGGATGTTTATGCGGATTTTGTGGAAAACCATATGGCCTTGCCTGTGGTGAAGGGGAAAAAATCGGAAGGCGAAAAATTTCCCGGGGCAGTGGACACCTATTGCATTGAGGCCTTGATGCAGGACGGCAAGGCCCTGCAGGCAGGTACTTCACATTTTTTGGGTCAGAATTTTGCCAAAGCCTTTGATGTGCAGTTCACGGGCAAAGACGGCAAGCTGGATTACGTGTGGGGGACCTCCTGGGGGGTGAGCACCCGGCTGATAGGTGGGCTGATCATGGCGCACTCCGATGATGACGGATTGGTGCTCCCTCCAAAACTGGCCCCCATCCATGTGGTCATTGTCCCTATTTTTAAAACCGAAGGGGAATTGGAAAAGATCACCGAAAAGGTGGAGGCCCTGTCTTCGGAATTGAGAAAGAAAGGGTACTCCGTAAAATATGACGACAGGGACACCCATAAGCCCGGGTTTAAGTTTGCGGAATATGAGTTGAAGGGGGTACCCATACGGTTGGCCATGGGCGCACGCGACCTGGGGAATGGCACCATAGAAATGGCACGCAGGGACACCAAGGAAAAAAAGGTTGTCCCTTTCGACCAGGTGGCCGCCCTAATCCCACCTTTATTGGACGAAATACAGGCAAACATCTATCAAAAAGCGCTGAAATTCAGGGAGGGGAAAACCACCCGGGTGGATTCCTACGAGGATTTTAAAAAGCTCCTTGAGGAAAAAGGCGGCTTTTTCCTGGCCCATTGGGATGGGACCAAAGAGACCGAGGCGGCCATCAAGGAAGAAACAAAGGCAACCATCCGGTGCATCCCTTTGGACTCCCCGGAAGAAGAAGGAAAGTGCATGTATTCGGGAAAGCCATCGAAAAGGCGGGTGTTATTTGCCCGTGCCTACTAA
- the floA gene encoding flotillin-like protein FloA (flotillin-like protein involved in membrane lipid rafts) yields the protein MENLAFIFIVFVSIIGFFLFMYFVPVGLWITAVFAGVKVTIGELIGMRIRKVPPGVIVNSLITATKAGLQVTTRELETHFLAGGNVPNVIRALISADKANISLSFKQATAIDLAGRDVFEAVQISVNPKVITTPKVAAVAADGIQLIAIARVTVRASIAQLVGGAGEDTILARVGEGIVTSIGSAKSHKEVLENPDKISKVVLSRGLDAGTAFEILSIDIADVDVGANIGAKLQTDQASADLKVAEAKAEERRAMAVALEQEMKAKAQEARANVIQAEAEIPKAIAQAFVNGNLGVMDYYRMQNIQSDTDMRNTISGQGGTGSTKD from the coding sequence ATGGAAAATCTGGCGTTTATTTTTATTGTGTTTGTCAGCATCATCGGTTTCTTCCTGTTCATGTATTTTGTTCCGGTGGGGCTGTGGATCACAGCGGTATTTGCCGGGGTGAAAGTCACCATCGGGGAATTGATCGGTATGCGCATAAGGAAAGTGCCGCCCGGGGTGATAGTCAACTCCCTCATCACGGCAACCAAGGCCGGCCTGCAGGTAACCACCCGGGAACTGGAGACGCACTTCCTGGCCGGGGGAAATGTGCCCAACGTCATCCGCGCATTGATTTCTGCCGACAAGGCCAACATCAGCCTGAGCTTTAAACAAGCCACGGCCATAGACCTGGCAGGACGTGATGTGTTTGAAGCGGTACAGATTTCCGTAAACCCGAAAGTGATCACCACGCCAAAAGTGGCCGCTGTGGCGGCCGATGGCATTCAGTTGATAGCCATAGCCCGGGTAACGGTAAGGGCCAGCATCGCCCAACTGGTAGGGGGTGCCGGTGAAGACACTATTTTGGCGCGTGTGGGCGAGGGCATTGTGACCTCCATTGGTTCCGCCAAATCGCACAAGGAAGTGTTGGAAAACCCCGACAAAATATCAAAAGTCGTATTGTCGAGGGGGTTGGATGCAGGTACGGCATTCGAAATCCTTTCCATTGATATTGCCGATGTGGACGTAGGGGCAAATATTGGCGCCAAACTCCAGACCGACCAGGCAAGTGCCGATTTGAAAGTGGCAGAAGCCAAGGCGGAAGAAAGAAGGGCCATGGCCGTGGCCTTGGAGCAGGAGATGAAGGCGAAGGCGCAGGAAGCGAGGGCAAACGTAATTCAGGCGGAAGCAGAGATACCCAAAGCCATAGCCCAGGCCTTTGTCAACGGCAACCTTGGCGTAATGGACTACTACAGGATGCAAAACATACAGTCCGACACGGACATGCGCAACACCATTTCCGGCCAGGGTGGCACCGGGTCGACAAAGGATTAA
- a CDS encoding DoxX family protein — translation MRKYIDLFSRVFVGGLFIFSGLIKLNDPVGTQIKLEEYFEVFSADFGSFFHVFVPWALEIGMLLIVLELALGFAVLLYYKMNTTMWAMLALMVFFTFLTFYSAYFNKVTDCGCFGDAIKLTPWESFYKDVVLMVFVLHLFWYRKSYRAVLRTREGHAVMGVVVLTGFILGIYAVRHLPFIDFRPYKVGNVVPGQMVPEEQPVIEYLFEKDGGQVASQQFLPESEGYKYVSSRVLNEDKITPKITDYRVTGPDGEDKTQYTFEGNKLLIIMVDVGKASTQNLGKIRALINGLEGKVDCFILTSSGPEQVEAFRHEHQLAVPYYFADATVLKTILRSNPGVALWKNGRVLGNWHHNDTPTATEILSDLQ, via the coding sequence ATGAGGAAGTACATTGATTTGTTTTCGCGGGTTTTTGTGGGCGGCCTGTTCATATTTTCAGGCCTCATCAAATTGAACGATCCGGTGGGCACGCAAATAAAACTGGAAGAATATTTTGAGGTGTTCTCTGCCGACTTCGGATCGTTCTTCCATGTGTTTGTCCCCTGGGCACTTGAAATAGGAATGTTGTTGATCGTGCTGGAGCTGGCGCTGGGGTTTGCCGTATTGCTTTACTACAAAATGAACACTACCATGTGGGCCATGTTGGCGCTGATGGTGTTTTTTACTTTCCTCACTTTTTACTCTGCATATTTTAACAAGGTTACCGATTGCGGGTGCTTTGGCGATGCGATAAAACTTACCCCATGGGAGTCTTTTTATAAAGATGTTGTCTTGATGGTATTTGTCCTTCACCTTTTTTGGTATAGGAAAAGCTACCGTGCCGTATTGCGCACCCGCGAGGGCCATGCCGTGATGGGCGTGGTGGTGTTGACCGGCTTTATCCTCGGCATCTATGCCGTGCGCCACTTGCCCTTTATTGATTTTCGCCCCTACAAAGTGGGGAATGTGGTCCCGGGGCAAATGGTTCCTGAAGAGCAGCCCGTCATTGAGTATTTGTTCGAGAAGGATGGCGGCCAGGTGGCTTCCCAACAGTTCTTGCCCGAATCGGAGGGGTACAAATATGTTTCCTCCAGGGTGCTCAATGAGGATAAGATCACGCCCAAGATTACCGATTACAGGGTCACCGGCCCTGATGGGGAAGACAAAACCCAGTATACATTTGAAGGCAACAAATTGTTGATCATTATGGTGGATGTGGGAAAGGCATCTACCCAAAACTTGGGAAAGATACGCGCGCTGATCAACGGGTTGGAAGGCAAGGTGGACTGCTTTATCCTTACTTCTTCCGGCCCCGAACAGGTGGAGGCATTTCGCCATGAACACCAACTTGCCGTCCCTTATTATTTTGCGGATGCCACCGTGTTGAAAACGATACTCCGCTCAAACCCGGGCGTGGCCTTATGGAAAAACGGACGCGTGCTGGGCAACTGGCACCATAATGACACGCCTACGGCCACAGAAATCCTTTCCGACCTCCAATGA